ATTAAATTTGTTTCTGGCCCTTTGCACTATACTTTTAACTATCATACGCTTGTCCTTGAGTGAATGGCACATAGGTGCATAAAGCTTTATTCTCAAAGTTGATACAATCATACAGCTTCCCTCTCCATTGAAACCTATTAATAGCCCAGTTCCTCTCCAACTATTATTACCTTAATCCTGTCCTTTTGGTTCTGATATGCACTGACAACATAATTGCAGCATATTCTGTTTTGCCCGCCGCAGCCGCTTGTCATGCAGGAATTCCCGGATGCCAGTCCCATGCACTCTCCTTTTTCCGTACAATAGGATGTATAATCAAGTCGAGTGGCATTTGCAGGAGCTGCCATAGTTTTTACCCTTTTAACTGCCTCATCCAGATTTCCTACTATTTTATTTATACCCACCACAATTACTACTGATTCCGGGCCGTAACATATAGCAGCGACCCTATTGGAATTGCCGTCTACATTGTATAGTTCCCCATTTTCCGTAACGGCATTCGAACTACTGAGATATACATCGGCAAAAAAGGATTTTCTAAAAATTTGTCTCATCTGTTCCCGGGATAATCCCTTTTCATATCTGTCAAGAAAGGTATATTTACCCGAACGGAGCAAATCTATAATTCCTGCTTCAAACAAACTCATAGAACCGCCCACAGCAACCGTATCTCCTTCTTTAAGCAATTCAGCTACCTTCCCTGCAACATCTTTTACAGTTTCAACATAATAAGGTTGCATATTATTGGCCTTCAAATTTTCCATAGTTTTCTTAATTCTTTTGTCTACAATAGCCTTTGTATTTTTATCCATTTTTAACCCCTCCATTATCCTATATATTTAAATCCTGCGTGCTTTCAGACTCTGATTTTATTAGCATCAGAAGTGCTTTT
This region of Clostridium sp. BNL1100 genomic DNA includes:
- a CDS encoding lactate utilization protein — protein: MDKNTKAIVDKRIKKTMENLKANNMQPYYVETVKDVAGKVAELLKEGDTVAVGGSMSLFEAGIIDLLRSGKYTFLDRYEKGLSREQMRQIFRKSFFADVYLSSSNAVTENGELYNVDGNSNRVAAICYGPESVVIVVGINKIVGNLDEAVKRVKTMAAPANATRLDYTSYCTEKGECMGLASGNSCMTSGCGGQNRICCNYVVSAYQNQKDRIKVIIVGEELGY